The Papaver somniferum cultivar HN1 chromosome 6, ASM357369v1, whole genome shotgun sequence genome segment TTTCTATCAATCTTTAAGATTTTCTTTTAGTGTATCTTTTCGTGTTTTGAAATTTTATGAACAATGGTAAGCATTAGAAGAAACAAACTGCTGAAGAAGAGGAATGGAGGTCAAAGTAGTATTAATTCCCATAGTTGTATTATAGGTAGTAGTAGTAGTACTACTTATGTTGTTGATACCGTTATTTCTCGTGTTAACGGTAATAATGTCGACAATGGCAATATGCTTAATGATGATATTGTTGGTGGTAATGATGTTGATACAACACTGagaattaccaccaccaccattgaaACGACTACTATTGTTGCCAATACCACCACCAATAACGTAGAAAAACCAGAGAGGCGCGGTAGaaagaaaaccaataagaaacgCAAAGAACCAGAGAGCAACAGAAGAAAGGAGACCAATAAGAAACGCAAACGTACAAATTGCAGGGTGATTGATGTTAataaaccaccaccaccagaagttCCGGTGCACTTACAAGGCATAATTCAACAACATCACGGAGCAGAAGCGGTACCATGCTTCGTAATGGAAAAGACATTGCCTGCTACTGATATAAATTCGAAGCAAGGGCGGTTATTGTTCCCAACTAAGAAAATTCGTTTTAAAGACGAGCACTGTTGGGTAGAGGCTGATACCTCGTATGAAAAAGAAATTGAATGCAAGCGTCGAAATGTGAGAGTTTTGGACCCAGAGGGTGTGGCATGATGAGATGAGCAGGGGATGTTATTATAGTTTGGTCTTtcaaaattgaagagaagaataaTGTAGGCAATGGGGATGGAAACAGACCTGAAATTTGCTTTGTGATTGCAAAGAAAGGAGAAAATTAGACACGATCAAGGAACCACCAGGTCAGAGCAAGATAGAAGAAGCTGGGACATACTTCAGTAACTATTAGCTTTATTCTTTAGTAGTTGGTTTTCGATTTAGTTGGAGAAGATTTTTCTTTCCCCAGTTTTCTTGTTTTAGTTCTGATTCTTTTATGATGAATAGACAATCTATGAGAATTTTTTAGAACACATCCACACCAAAATGTCACACATTATGCATCTCAGGAGAAGTTCTTCTCGGAATCTCTCTTGTTGTTCACCAGAGAAAGCCGCAGAAGTTATCCAATAAACACATGTTACAGAAAATACATAGCCTGTAGGTTTCTGAAAGCATATACTAGACTTGCCATTTTCTGCAGGCACTCCTGCCCTAACAATAGACACTAGTTTGTGTAACAAAATTTATCTGTTGTTCTTTGGGTTATACTTATGGTGCTTACTTCCTCACCCAGAGAAAAATATCTTAGCACTTGCAGCCAGAACTGGCGACAACTTAGAACAGGCAATTTCAAACCCAAGATGCAACTAATATGGACATATCTCATGAGATGTCCTTCTCAGAACAAGTTAGTTTTGAGCAGAAATCGAAGTGTTTCCAGAAATTTAATACAAAAACAAATTGGAGCGCAAAATGAGCCAATTCTAGGTGATTAAGAATGCAAAACAAGAGCAAAATACAATTAATAATAGGTTTCAAGATGTAGTAGCAACAAATTGATGTCCGAAATCTTCACAACAAATTGATTAGCAGTCACAACAGGTGACTCTTTTCAGCATACAAATTTCTATATATAAAGTCTTCTTATTATAAATGAATTCAATAAACCAAACACAATAGATAGACATAATTTTTCTTGAACCAGAAAAATACTCTACTAATAACTCGGTAAGAAAACTTAGTTCATGTGATATTTCTAATCTTCGTAATTGTATAGCTCGTAAAGCTTACCACAGCCATCGATGGTAGACTCCCTCCTGAATCCCAAGCTGTTAGCCTTACGCTGGAGTGAAGAAATACCATTCTGCTCATTAAGAATGACAGTTGCTCTGTCAAGCCCTTCAACAATTTCTTTACAACTTGCAAGAGGACTCTTAACAAGCACTGCTTCACACTTCTGGTTCTTGTGCTCTTCCAAGACCTCGATCTTGTAGTTTCCCTCCTTGTCTGTCTTCCCATAACGAGTGTACACCACTGGTAGGGATTCAACTTTCCTGTCTCTGCATTCTATCTTGACCTCGGCATCTACATATCACAAAAACAGCAACAAATTGTTAATTTGGTAAACAATTATTGGTAGATCTGAATATGAGAAACATGAATAACATGCCACATTCTACGAATCTCATTCAATTTAATTTATTTCTCCAATCCATCAACATTCACACTGTACTCCCTTGGAATATCAC includes the following:
- the LOC113286890 gene encoding anther-specific protein LAT52-like, with translation MATSRVLVILALCVLLPSLIAGEYAAAKPQHYEVSGHVFCDTCQLGCEHPLSTAVADAEVKIECRDRKVESLPVVYTRYGKTDKEGNYKIEVLEEHKNQKCEAVLVKSPLASCKEIVEGLDRATVILNEQNGISSLQRKANSLGFRRESTIDGCGKLYELYNYED